Proteins encoded in a region of the Pocillopora verrucosa isolate sample1 chromosome 11, ASM3666991v2, whole genome shotgun sequence genome:
- the LOC131783669 gene encoding histidine ammonia-lyase gives MMQFLFVSEKCAKDFEATLAQSGGILHPNDSIYEVLNDSDFVHIFEIGATGENDHNSPDVILRGKVEKASEHEQFVELDGCSLSTETLVALGNGEFKIKLSKEAENAVNKSRGLLDDIVRENKVAYGVTTGFGMFARVVVPTEKLEELQENLIRSHAAGVGKPLSTKHTRMLFALRINVLAKGHSGVSVKTLEQIVAAFNESCLPWIPEQGTVGASGDLAPLAHLALGLLGEGQMWSPKSGWADAALVLKAYGLERLQLQPKEGLALINGTQLITSLGAEAVERARMIARQADIIAAMSLEVLKGTTRAFDVLIQQVRPHVGQRRVAERLRSLLHSSVYPSEIAESHRFCNRVQDAYTLRCCPQVHGIVNDTIDFVQDVITTEMNSATDNPIVFADRGEILSCGNFHGEYPAKVLDYLAIGVHELANMSERRIERLVNPALSELPAFLVKEGGFNSGFMMAHCTAASLVSENKVLCHPSSVDSLSTSAAQEDHVSMGGFSARKSLNVVKNVEKVLAIELLAACQGIEFLRPLKTTEPLEAVHSLVRKVVKPWDKDRFMAPDIEAVLKLVKKGKIWEVASPFMTHYQSTARCQQELPTNIMSPTASTLSVDTPPLKKIKLNNE, from the exons AtgatgcaatttttgtttgtctcagAAAAATGTGCGAAAGATTTCGAAGCTACTTTGGCTCAAAGTGGAGGAATTTTGCATCCAAATGATTCCATTTATGAAGTTCTAAACGACAGCGACTTTGTTCATATTTTCG AAATTGGAGCCACAGGAGAGAATGACCATAACTCACCAGATGTTATTTT AAGAGGAAAGGTTGAAAAGGCTTCTGAACATGAACAG TTTGTAGAGCTTGATGGCTGTTCGTTGTCCACTGAAACTCTTGTTGCTTTGGGAAACGGCGAGTTTAAAATAAAG CTTTCGAAAGAAGCTGAAAATGCGGTGAACAAATCAAGGGGATTATTGGACGACATTGTTCGAGAAAATAAAG TGGCGTATGGCGTGACAACGGGCTTCGGAATGTTTGCAAGGGTAGTAGTCCCTACAGAAAAACTTGA ggAACTGCAAGAGAATCTCATAAGATCGCACGCTGCAG GTGTGGGCAAACCCTTGTCAACGAAGCACACAAGGATGCTGTTTGCTCTGAGGATTAACGTTTTAGCGAAAGGCCACAG TGGAGTCTCAGTCAAGACGTTAGAACAGATCGTGGCAGCCTTTAATG AGTCGTGTCTTCCATGGATTCCTGAGCAGGGTACTGTGGGAGCAAGCGGCGACTTAGCCCCTTTAGCTCATCTGGCGCTTGGTTTACTGGGGGAGGGGCAGATGTGGAGTCCTAAAAGTGGCTGGGCGGACGCGGCTTTG GTCCTAAAGGCTTATGGATTGGAGCGTTTACAGCTGCAACCTAAAGAA GGACTAGCTCTGATTAACGGTACTCAGCTGATAACGTCTCTTGGTGCTGAAG CCGTGGAACGTGCTCGAATGATTGCGAGGCAGGCCGACATAATTGCCGCCATGTCGCTTGAAGTATTGAAGGGAACTACACGAGCCTTTGATGTTT TAATCCAACAAGTGCGCCCACACGTTGGCCAGCGTCGTGTCGCAGAGAGACTGCGCTCTCTTCTTCATTCAAGTGTGTATCCGTCAGAGATTGCAG AGAGTCACAGGTTTTGCAACCGCGTCCAGGACGCGTACACTTTACGCTGCTGTCCGCAG GTCCATGGGATCGTGAATGACACCATCGATTTCGTACAGGATGTGATCACAACAGAAATGAACAGTGCCACAGACAACCCA ATTGTCTTTGCTGATCGGGGCGAGATCTTGTCCTGCGGAAACTTTCATGGTGAATATCCGGCCAAG GTGTTAGATTATCTGGCAATAGGTGTCCATGAGTTGGCCAACATGAGCGAAAGGAGAATAGAACGACTCGTAAATCCAG CCCTGAGTGAGCTCCCAGCATTTCTTGTTAAGGAAGGAGGTTTCAATTCCG GTTTCATGATGGCACACTGTACGGCTGCATCTTTAG TTTCAGAGAATAAAGTCCTTTGCCACCCTTCCTCAGTTGATTCGTTGTCCACATCTGCTGCCCAAGAGGATCACGTGTCTATGGGAGGATTTTCCGCCAGAAAATCTCTTAACGTGgttaaaaatgttgaaaaag tcCTTGCTATTGAATTGTTAGCGGCTTGTCAAGGAATCGAGTTTTTGCGGCCATTGAAGACAACAGAACCATTAGAAGCTGTTCACTCATTGGTTCGGAAAGTTGTAAA gcCGTGGGACAAAGACCGTTTCATGGCGCCCGACATAGAGGCTGTGTTGAAGCttgtgaagaaaggaaag ATTTGGGAAGTGGCGTCACCATTTATGACGCATTACCAAAGCACCGCCAGATGTCAACAGGAGCTCCCAACTAACATTATGTCTCCTACTGCAAGTACTCTATCGGTTGACACTCCTCCCCTTAAGAAGATCAAGCtaaataatgaatga